A window of the Lactuca sativa cultivar Salinas chromosome 5, Lsat_Salinas_v11, whole genome shotgun sequence genome harbors these coding sequences:
- the LOC111908689 gene encoding uncharacterized protein PB18E9.04c-like, which produces MKDALVASVATFHMKKIIISDPIKFPHNGSIPESMYRCVTTESHVMADYRKLTPMGPRVLTPEQKAALEFVDKPSNRGKHTTTKKEPTEEDKSKASKSRKRKSDKGDSSKSKKIKKMERRSKSPTPPSSENDKEDEEEESHHESPRGNTPPRSPTPTEPIHNKIPTLPPSPKQTISVSVATIPPITTSSQTTTSLSPPPPVTYIPISTTPLPPPIISQPTTTTIPEPTVGVNVSDTGTTTVTETPFINKPLSPTHSTDTVATLGGENDEYDSTYFSPYRFPTDEDDDTPITSQHLQSINEKLDRLLEDNKAYSARKHSRYSVVLKAFLETTLEQYMESIEKSTKAVDASTSSSKKASTAVTEIVQTTQIFLESLKGHANTNAAKVQASVDSLSKSLQEESTKFEAVRSSIQKENTSLLGSVSSRLESLHADLAKESALKEELACQSTQLEVQKVQLAHAEKEIGLLKTQRVVFCSCAGDVKDMLTNILGAHDPIITLTIRNHLTTKLTPAISMLHEMKETTQQSVQPKVTVKTETTQPEVQVTNKLKDNVASGFGTQEKTTDDSDSDVGETIAEALKRKKRDLELDETPKVAKEAEERERRNKEKKKP; this is translated from the exons ATGAAGGATGCCTTGGTTGCATCAGTTGCTACGTTTCACATGAAGAAGATCATCATCTCTGATCCAATCAAGTTCCCTCACAATGGCTCCATTCCTGAATCCATGTATCGTTGTGTCACAACCGAAAGTCATGTTATGGCGGATTACAGGAAGCTTACTCCTATGGGACCGAGAGTCCTTACTCCAGAACAGAAGGCTGCCCTGGAATTTGTTGACAAGCCTAGCAACCGAGGGAAACACACTACCACAAAGAAGGAGCCAACAGAGGAGGATAAGTCTAAAGCTTCTAAGTCACGGAAGCGAAAGTCTGATAAAGGAGATTCTTCTAAGTCCAAGAAGATTAAAAAGATGGAACGGAGGTCCAAGAGTCCCACTCCTCCCAGCTCAGAAAATGataaagaggatgaagaagaggaaaGTCATCATGAATCACCGAGAGGTAATACACCTCCCAGATCCCCAACTCCAACCGAACCCATTCATAACAAAATTCCTACCCTACCTCCATCACCAAAACAGACTATTTCAGTTTCGGTTGCTACCATTCCTCCTATTACTACTTCCTCACAAACAACAACTTCTTTATCACCACCTCCACCAGTTACTTATATTCCTATTTCTACAACTCCATTACCACCTCCTATAATTTCCCAACCCACCACCACTACGATTCCTGAACCGACAGTGGgggtcaacgtatctgatacggggaccACTACTGTAACTGAAACTCCATTCATCAATAAACCACTTTCACCCACCCACTCAACCGATACCGTTGCTACTCTCGGTGGTGAGAATGACGAGTATGACTCTACATACTTTAGTCCATATCGGTTTCCAactgatgaggatgatgatactCCTATCACTAGCCAACATTTGCAAAGCATTAATGAGAAACTCGATCGATTGCTTGAAGACAACAAAGCCTATAGTg cccggaaacacagccGTTATAGTGTGGTCCTCAAAGCCTTTCTGGAAACTACTCTGGAACAATATATGGAGTCTATTGAAAAATCCACAAAAGCTGTTGATGCTTCTACTTCCTCTTCCAAAAAGGCCTCAACTGCTGTTACTGAGATTGTTCAAACAACTCAGATTTTTCTTGAGTCTCTGAAAGGGCATGCCAACACAAATGCAGCCAAGGTACAAGCCTCTGTGGATTCACTTTCTAAGTCCCTTCAAGAAGAAAGCACCAAGTTTGAAGCTGTTCGTTCTTCCATCCAAAAAGAGAACACTTCACTTCTCGGTTCTGTGTCTTCTCGGCTGGAATCTCTTCATGCTGATCTCGCTAAAGAAAGTGCTTTAAAGGAAGAACTTGCCTGTCAATCAACTCAGCTTGAAGTTCAGAAGGTTCAGCTCGCTCACGCTGAAAAGGAAATTGGTTTGTTGAAGACTCAAAGAGTTGTTTTTTGCAGCTGTGCAGGGGATGTTAAGGATATGCTCACCAACATTCTTGGTGCTCATGATCCTATTATAACTTTGACCATTCGGAATCATCTCACCACAAAACTGACTCCTGCCATTTCCATGTTACATGAAATGAAGG AAACTACACAACAAAGTGTTCAACCGAAAGTGACTGTGAAAACAGAAACTACACAACCAGAAGTCCAAGTCACAAATAAAttgaaggataatgtagcttcaggATTTGGTACACAAGAAAAGACCACTGATGATAGTGATAGTGATGTTGGTGAAACTATTGCTGAGGCTCTCAAGAGAAAGAAGAGGGACCTAGAGTTGGATGAAACTCCCAAAGTTGCAAAGGAAGCAGAGGagagggaaaggagaaacaaggaaaagaagaagCCTTGA